In one Hippocampus zosterae strain Florida chromosome 10, ASM2543408v3, whole genome shotgun sequence genomic region, the following are encoded:
- the LOC127608521 gene encoding uncharacterized protein LOC127608521, producing the protein MLACCFMILTFLDVSTYPGIAEQPKVLMVAGTIVVIGHPQAEMTVKCSDNGNATGVVVYWHTPFGPLFTPGLHTKQDPVHMSQDGSLVVHDLSDLHQGLYYCLLQHDDGGSELFPYQLHMHTQDGGRGSRFRRGLEKQDAVSDELFTGAVTMAVLLTFIFGFSAGALSRTNILRCMKAVTKRLPSARQHTPDITMTPLTSWPSSPSSPSSLLSLSSPPAKPQRSFRDKQGQDGKEVGNLRTTYLEACNHVDDREGRRASGGGIVDEKRRRCKKEQEENVQEDGSYNGMMEKGERGEGDDENGGGKKNEDDRKNRNDEDVTSQSSQSENADQNREEESSSPHRPSRVIRVYQYDQDGLRYGHLSDPDPNPLPKLKQRSVSLTHLNAIMAAASSGPMDATPQKMLFDGQF; encoded by the exons ATGTTGGCCTGCTGCTTCATGATTTTAACATTCCTGGATGTGTCGACCTATCCCGGGATAGCGGAACAGCCCAAGGTCCTGATGGTGGCGGGCACCATCGTGGTGATCGGTCACCCACAAGCAGAGATGACTGTCAAGTGCAGCGATAATGGCAATGCAA CCGGTGTGGTGGTGTACTGGCACACCCCCTTTGGACCTCTTTTCACACCTGGCCTCCACACCAAACAAGACCCGGTCCACATGAGCCAGGATGGCAGCCTGGTGGTCCACGATCTGAGTGACCTCCACCAGGGTTTGTACTATTGCCTGCTGCAGCATGATGACGGGGGGTCGGAGCTGTTCCCCTACCAgctacacatgcacacgcaagaTGGTGGACGTGGCTCAAGGTTTAGGAGGGGGCTGGAGAAACAGGATGCGGTTTCTGACGAGCTCTTTACGGGAGCCGTGACGATGGCTGTGCTGCTCACCTTCATATTCGGGTTCAGTGCAGGAGCTCTGAGCAGGACAAACATTCTCAG ATGTATGAAGGCCGTCACTAAGCGTCTACCATCAGCACGGCAGCATACACCTGACATCACCATGACACCACTCACCAGCTGGCCTTCATCGCCCTCCTCACCATCGTCACTGTTATCGCTGTCATCTCCACCTGCCAAACCTCAGAGAAGTTTCCGGGACAAACAGGGCCAGGACGGGAAGGAGGTGGGCAATCTCCGCACCACCTACCTGGAGGCCTGCAACCACGTGGATGACAGGGAAGGAAGAAGAGCATCTGGTGGAGGAATTGTGGATGAGAAGAGGAGGAGATGCAAAAAGGAACAGGAGGAGAATGTGCAGGAAGATGGATCTTATAATGGGATGATGGAAAAAGGTGAGAGAGGAGAAGGGGATGATGAAAATGGAGGAGGGAAGAAAAATGAAGATGACAGAAAAAACAGAAATGATGAAGATGTAACCAGTCAGTCTTCACAGTCAGAGAATGCTGATCAAAATCGGGAAGAAGAATCATCTTCTCCACATCGTCCAAGTCGGGTCATCCGTGTCTATCAGTACGACCAAGATGGCCTCCGTTACGGCCACCTCTCTGACCCTGACCCAAACCCTTTACCCAAACTTAAGCAGCGCTCAGTCTCCCTAACCCACCTCAACGCCATCATGGCCGCCGCTTCATCGGGACCCATGGACGCCACCCCGCAAAAGATGCTCTTTGATGGACAGTTTTGA